Proteins encoded together in one Actinomycetota bacterium window:
- a CDS encoding transglycosylase family protein, producing MTRRTVARHRTPSKARTFALRGATIGVVAGAAALGLGAGTASAAPDATWDAVAQCESTNNWSINTGNGYYGGLQFSQSTWEAYGGTQYAARADLASREQQIAVAEKTLAGQGWGAWACAHAGGGEGPTQRSVSGGSAPAAEESSSADESSASSNDDQQASRGSSRSWNDDDNDDDESSSSASSATSGSAADGTYTVASGDTLYNIAAANGVAGGWEAVFQANADIIPDPDVIFPGQVIRIP from the coding sequence ATGACGCGTCGTACTGTCGCACGCCATCGCACGCCCTCCAAGGCCCGTACCTTTGCCCTTCGCGGCGCCACCATCGGTGTCGTCGCCGGCGCCGCCGCCCTCGGCCTGGGCGCCGGTACCGCCTCCGCCGCCCCCGACGCGACCTGGGACGCCGTCGCCCAGTGCGAGAGCACCAACAACTGGTCCATCAACACCGGTAACGGCTACTACGGCGGCCTGCAGTTCTCGCAGTCGACCTGGGAGGCCTACGGCGGCACCCAGTACGCGGCCCGCGCCGACCTGGCGAGCCGCGAGCAGCAGATCGCCGTGGCCGAGAAGACCCTGGCCGGTCAGGGCTGGGGCGCCTGGGCCTGTGCCCACGCCGGCGGCGGTGAGGGCCCGACCCAGCGCTCGGTGAGCGGTGGCTCCGCCCCCGCCGCCGAGGAGTCCAGCTCCGCCGACGAGAGCAGCGCCTCGAGCAACGATGACCAGCAGGCCTCGCGCGGCAGCAGCCGCTCCTGGAACGACGACGACAACGATGACGACGAGTCGTCGTCTTCGGCATCGTCGGCCACTTCGGGCAGCGCGGCCGACGGCACCTACACCGTGGCCTCGGGCGACACCCTGTACAACATTGCCGCGGCCAACGGAGTGGCCGGTGGCTGGGAGGCCGTGTTCCAGGCCAACGCCGACATCATCCCGGACCCGGATGTGATCTTCCCGGGCCAGGTCATCCGCATTCCGTGA